Proteins encoded in a region of the Nitrospirota bacterium genome:
- a CDS encoding NAD(P)H-hydrate dehydratase, whose protein sequence is MKIVTGAEMQSLDRRTITEAHIPGAVLMERAGEGIVRHLEEHYGPAQGKTITILCGKGNNGGDGLVVARLLRRRRAKVHVILLTPITELSRDATTMYRRLVRVAGRAATVRFRSTDQTRSLLASSDILVDALLGTGLSSEVTGTYREAIELINGAGKPIIAIDLPSGLHADSGAILGQAIRATLTITLGLPKLGLYVGAGIDQAGVIRIVDIGIPSAFVEAIESRTSLLTSDSAFNALPERRLSAHKGTFGHAGIIAGSVGKTGAAALAAQAALRIGSGLVTVATPSSVNDVLEAKLLEAMTLPLPETKARTLARSGLDRVAAFIQARTAIAIGPGLSTHPETVELVQALMKYLDRPSVLDADALNALTGRVSLLTECQTPPILTPHPGEMARLDVDATTQSVNADRIGTARRFARERGVFVVLKGARTVIARPDGLVAVCPTGNPGMATAGTGDVLTGMIVGLLAQGVPAWDAACAATYFHGSAGDMAARQLGQAGILARDLIAQIPYALQRTTTIERH, encoded by the coding sequence ATGAAGATTGTGACGGGAGCCGAGATGCAGTCGCTCGATCGCCGCACGATCACCGAGGCGCATATTCCCGGTGCTGTCTTGATGGAACGGGCCGGCGAGGGCATTGTCAGGCATCTGGAAGAGCATTATGGGCCAGCACAAGGCAAGACCATCACCATCCTCTGCGGAAAAGGGAACAATGGAGGAGACGGATTGGTTGTGGCTCGCCTCCTGCGCCGCCGACGCGCAAAAGTACACGTGATACTCCTCACGCCGATCACCGAGCTCAGCCGCGATGCCACAACCATGTATCGTCGACTCGTTCGGGTTGCAGGACGAGCCGCAACTGTTCGCTTCCGCTCCACTGACCAGACACGATCCCTTCTCGCCTCCAGCGACATCCTCGTCGATGCCCTCCTTGGAACCGGATTGTCCTCCGAAGTGACCGGGACCTACCGTGAAGCCATCGAACTCATCAACGGAGCCGGGAAACCCATCATCGCCATCGATCTCCCGTCCGGTCTCCATGCCGACAGCGGCGCCATCCTCGGTCAAGCGATCCGCGCCACGTTGACCATTACGTTAGGCCTCCCAAAACTCGGGCTCTATGTCGGGGCAGGGATCGACCAGGCTGGCGTCATCCGTATCGTCGATATCGGCATTCCCTCTGCTTTTGTGGAGGCTATCGAGAGCCGGACATCCCTCCTGACAAGCGACAGCGCCTTCAACGCTCTCCCGGAGCGCCGGCTCTCCGCACATAAAGGGACCTTTGGCCATGCAGGGATTATTGCAGGCTCCGTGGGAAAAACCGGCGCAGCGGCCTTAGCCGCTCAAGCGGCTCTCAGAATCGGATCCGGCCTGGTGACCGTCGCCACCCCCAGCAGCGTCAACGACGTATTGGAGGCCAAACTGCTGGAAGCGATGACCCTGCCGCTCCCGGAAACGAAAGCACGGACATTGGCTCGCTCAGGACTCGATCGTGTTGCCGCCTTCATCCAGGCACGTACGGCAATCGCCATCGGCCCTGGACTCTCGACCCATCCTGAGACCGTTGAACTCGTGCAGGCCTTGATGAAATATCTGGATCGGCCCTCCGTCCTCGATGCCGATGCGCTCAACGCGTTGACTGGCCGCGTGTCGTTGTTGACCGAATGTCAGACGCCGCCCATTCTCACTCCGCACCCCGGCGAGATGGCTCGGCTCGACGTTGATGCCACCACGCAGAGCGTCAACGCAGACCGCATCGGTACGGCCAGACGGTTCGCCCGAGAGCGCGGTGTATTCGTCGTCTTAAAAGGCGCACGAACCGTCATCGCCCGCCCTGATGGACTTGTCGCCGTTTGCCCGACCGGGAATCCCGGCATGGCCACGGCTGGAACCGGCGATGTGTTGACCGGCATGATTGTCGGCCTACTGGCACAAGGGGTTCCCGCATGGGACGCCGCCTGTGCCGCCACCTATTTTCATGGGTCAGCCGGCGACATGGCCGCCCGACAACTCGGGCAGGCCGGGATACTTGCCCGTGATCTGATTGCCCAGATTCCCTATGCGCTCCAGCGAACCACAACGATTGAACGTCACTAA
- a CDS encoding LapA family protein, which produces MIRLILVGVLLLLSLAFFLQNQEQEVTLRYFFGLLEASTPIYKPILTGFAVGLLVSGILLFPPWVRGRIELRRKTKALQEAEVDLERLRLSLDKVTGRSPTTMIVEPPRDRHDE; this is translated from the coding sequence ATGATAAGGCTGATTCTGGTCGGGGTCCTCCTCCTCCTCTCCCTGGCATTTTTCCTTCAAAATCAGGAACAGGAAGTGACGCTCCGGTACTTCTTCGGTCTGCTTGAAGCCTCAACGCCGATCTACAAGCCTATCCTCACTGGATTTGCGGTGGGACTGTTGGTCTCCGGCATTCTGCTCTTTCCTCCATGGGTGAGAGGCCGAATCGAACTCCGCCGAAAAACCAAAGCGCTGCAAGAGGCTGAAGTGGACTTAGAACGGCTACGCCTCTCGCTCGACAAAGTCACCGGCCGCTCTCCAACGACAATGATCGTCGAACCACCGAGAGACCGACATGATGAGTGA
- a CDS encoding pyridoxine 5'-phosphate synthase gives MPRLGVNIDHVATLRQARGGTDPDPLTASVLVELAGADGIVVHLREDRRHIQDRDLRLLRELIRTKLDLEMAADETMAKIALTIKPDMVTLVPEQRQELTTEGGLDVASHRDRIQQIVTMLHDGGIPVSLFIEPDLAQVKAAHRVSADFVELHTGRYANAKRSKEADAEVEAITQAAKLSYKLGMGVNAGHGLDYRNVTRLLNIPEIVEYNIGHSIIARAVLVGLDQAVREMKALLG, from the coding sequence GTGCCACGACTTGGGGTGAACATCGACCATGTGGCCACGTTGCGGCAAGCCCGTGGCGGAACCGACCCGGACCCTCTTACTGCCTCCGTGCTGGTGGAATTGGCCGGCGCCGACGGTATTGTCGTTCACCTCAGAGAAGATCGGCGGCATATTCAAGATCGCGATCTTCGTCTCTTGCGAGAGCTCATCCGTACCAAGCTCGATCTGGAGATGGCTGCCGATGAGACCATGGCCAAAATTGCCCTGACCATCAAACCTGATATGGTCACGCTCGTTCCGGAACAACGCCAGGAACTCACGACCGAAGGAGGCCTGGATGTAGCCAGCCACAGAGATCGCATCCAACAGATCGTCACCATGCTCCATGATGGCGGCATTCCCGTCAGCCTCTTCATCGAACCGGATTTGGCTCAGGTCAAAGCCGCGCACCGAGTCTCAGCAGACTTCGTCGAGCTCCATACCGGTCGTTATGCGAATGCCAAGCGCTCGAAAGAAGCCGATGCCGAAGTCGAAGCCATTACACAGGCCGCGAAACTCTCGTACAAGCTGGGCATGGGCGTCAACGCCGGACATGGCTTGGACTATCGCAACGTGACACGGTTGCTGAACATTCCTGAAATCGTCGAATACAACATCGGTCACAGCATCATTGCCCGCGCAGTGCTGGTAGGCCTCGACCAAGCCGTCAGGGAAATGAAAGCGTTGCTCGGGTAA
- the tsaE gene encoding tRNA (adenosine(37)-N6)-threonylcarbamoyltransferase complex ATPase subunit type 1 TsaE: MRSSEPQRLNVTKPAKATEPAARRRAASSLPWKLTSSSHQQTDWLGQVLGRTLQGGETIALYGPLGAGKTALVRGIAQGLGASPTAVTSPTFVVIHEYQGRLSLAHMDWYRIRSLRELESTGVMEYLSGQTVTAIEWADKGLDLLPQDRIEVTLSHRTAQSRSIQLHATGPTSEAVLTRARKTHQAPPHQGSDKKGATRS, translated from the coding sequence ATGCGCTCCAGCGAACCACAACGATTGAACGTCACTAAGCCTGCCAAGGCAACAGAGCCTGCCGCTCGCCGACGCGCCGCGTCGAGCCTGCCGTGGAAACTGACCTCCTCCTCGCACCAGCAGACCGACTGGTTAGGCCAAGTGCTCGGACGTACGCTTCAAGGAGGGGAAACGATCGCACTCTACGGACCGCTCGGAGCCGGCAAGACGGCGCTCGTTCGCGGAATCGCGCAGGGCCTTGGCGCATCGCCGACTGCAGTGACCAGCCCGACCTTCGTCGTAATTCACGAATACCAGGGGCGGCTGTCACTGGCCCACATGGATTGGTACCGCATCCGCTCGCTCCGCGAGCTTGAATCAACAGGTGTGATGGAGTATTTATCCGGCCAGACCGTGACAGCCATCGAATGGGCGGATAAGGGGCTTGACCTGCTGCCGCAGGACCGGATTGAGGTGACCCTGAGTCATCGAACCGCGCAGAGTCGATCGATTCAGTTGCATGCGACGGGTCCGACGTCTGAGGCTGTCCTCACGCGAGCGCGCAAAACGCATCAGGCACCACCGCACCAAGGCTCGGACAAGAAGGGGGCAACGAGGTCATGA
- the mutS gene encoding DNA mismatch repair protein MutS: MSDADASPLMRQYREIKRGYPDAILLFRVGDFYEMFYEDAQVASKLLSIALTSRDKTSATPIPLCGVPYHAAQGYIAKLLKAGRTVALCEQVEDPKLAKGLVRREVVRLYTPGTLVDTEFLSPSESHFLVAVAFSDAIGSSAKGQSIIGLACLDVSTGEFWMTEFQGAQAETQLMDELARLEPREVLHQDSTTDAGTCLTHLRGPRLCAQPSDAFNPKDAAQLLQTQFAVQSLDGFGCRGLTAGIGAAGSILRYVRETQPTASLAHLRRLHTRWSSDSMHLDSATIRNLELVRPLGFGEPRSGQNQSTVLSVLDRTATAMGSRLLRDWLVRPLLDRGAIQARLDAVGELKDRIQQRVSLRTTLRDVQDIARLSSRLTLGVAGPRELLALKQSVGALPELLSHLQPFSASLLAAVRESWDDCCDVHDSIEQAIKPEAPLSLRDGGVIREGYHAGVDELRKASTEGKGWIAALEAKERERTGIDSLKVRYNQVFGYYIEITKTHLSRVPPDYIRKQTLVNAERFMTAELKELEERVTGAESKLLALEQELFDQVRSCLAHEVPRLQAMAQTVALLDVLAGLAETAALHRYVKPLVDKSGTIHIREGRHPVVEQLSSDLTFVPNDTALDCEGNRLVILTGPNMAGKSTYLRQVALIVLLAQIGSFVPATEAHIGLVDRIFTRVGASDNLSAGQSTFMVEMIESAHILNSATSRSLILLDEIGRGTSTYDGLSIAWAIAEYIQDRQHVGARTLFATHYHEMTQLEGLREGIKNYCVAVQERDGDVVFLRKIIPGGADRSYGIHVAKLAGLPPAVIARAQQVLAQLEQPDATIEGTPVSLEKETPQASLPKPHPIIEEMKQIDLFSMTPLDALNRLADIQRRIGPAGQDDLDT, translated from the coding sequence ATGAGTGACGCAGACGCCTCACCGTTAATGCGGCAATACCGGGAAATCAAACGCGGGTATCCCGACGCCATTCTGTTATTCCGCGTCGGCGACTTTTACGAAATGTTTTACGAGGATGCGCAGGTCGCCTCAAAACTGCTCTCCATTGCCCTCACGTCTCGCGACAAAACAAGCGCCACCCCCATTCCATTGTGTGGCGTGCCGTACCATGCCGCGCAAGGTTACATCGCGAAGCTCCTTAAGGCCGGACGAACCGTCGCACTCTGCGAACAGGTGGAAGACCCGAAACTCGCAAAGGGTCTCGTACGCCGAGAAGTCGTTCGTCTCTATACGCCTGGCACATTGGTCGATACCGAATTCCTTTCTCCCAGCGAATCGCATTTCCTAGTCGCGGTCGCCTTCTCCGACGCTATAGGCTCATCTGCCAAGGGACAATCCATCATTGGGCTGGCCTGTCTGGATGTCTCCACGGGCGAGTTTTGGATGACGGAGTTCCAGGGGGCGCAGGCGGAAACCCAGCTCATGGATGAACTGGCTCGACTAGAACCGCGTGAAGTCCTGCATCAAGATTCCACGACAGATGCCGGAACCTGCCTGACTCACCTGCGTGGGCCCCGCCTCTGCGCACAACCTTCGGATGCCTTCAATCCCAAAGATGCCGCGCAACTACTCCAGACACAATTTGCGGTGCAGTCGCTCGACGGATTCGGCTGCCGCGGCCTGACCGCCGGGATCGGAGCCGCCGGATCGATCCTGCGATACGTTCGTGAGACCCAGCCGACCGCCTCGCTCGCACATCTCCGCCGTCTGCACACGCGCTGGAGCAGCGACTCCATGCATCTGGATAGCGCCACGATTCGCAATCTCGAACTCGTGCGGCCGCTCGGCTTCGGCGAGCCCCGGTCGGGGCAGAACCAGTCGACGGTCCTGTCGGTGTTGGACCGTACCGCGACGGCGATGGGCAGTCGCCTGTTGCGTGACTGGCTCGTCAGGCCACTCCTCGATCGAGGCGCTATTCAGGCCAGGCTCGACGCAGTCGGCGAGTTGAAAGACCGGATACAACAACGGGTGTCGCTCAGGACCACACTCCGCGATGTGCAAGATATCGCCCGTCTCAGTAGCCGCCTGACGCTCGGCGTCGCAGGACCTCGCGAACTACTCGCACTGAAACAATCCGTGGGCGCCCTGCCAGAATTACTGTCCCACCTCCAACCCTTCTCCGCTTCGCTGCTGGCTGCTGTCCGTGAATCCTGGGACGACTGCTGCGATGTTCATGACTCGATTGAGCAGGCCATCAAGCCGGAGGCGCCGCTGTCTCTCCGTGACGGCGGTGTGATTCGGGAGGGATACCATGCCGGAGTCGATGAACTGCGCAAGGCCAGCACCGAAGGCAAGGGCTGGATCGCCGCGCTAGAAGCCAAAGAACGGGAACGAACGGGAATCGATTCGTTAAAGGTTCGCTACAATCAAGTGTTCGGCTACTACATCGAAATTACCAAGACGCACCTCTCCCGCGTCCCGCCTGATTACATTCGCAAACAGACGCTGGTGAATGCCGAACGGTTCATGACAGCGGAACTGAAAGAGTTGGAAGAACGGGTCACAGGCGCTGAAAGTAAACTGCTGGCGCTCGAGCAGGAACTGTTCGATCAGGTCCGCAGTTGTTTAGCGCACGAGGTGCCTCGCCTTCAAGCGATGGCCCAGACCGTTGCGTTACTCGACGTCCTCGCCGGTTTGGCCGAGACCGCCGCCTTGCATCGCTACGTCAAACCGCTCGTCGATAAGAGCGGCACGATCCACATTCGAGAAGGCCGGCACCCTGTCGTGGAACAGCTCAGCAGTGATCTCACCTTCGTGCCCAACGATACCGCCCTCGACTGTGAGGGCAACAGGCTGGTGATCCTCACCGGGCCCAACATGGCGGGAAAAAGCACCTATCTCCGCCAGGTCGCACTGATTGTTTTGCTGGCGCAAATCGGGAGTTTCGTCCCGGCAACCGAGGCCCATATCGGACTGGTTGATCGAATTTTCACGCGTGTCGGCGCTTCAGACAACCTATCAGCGGGCCAGAGCACCTTCATGGTGGAGATGATCGAATCGGCTCATATCTTAAACAGTGCGACCTCCCGCAGCTTGATTCTCCTGGATGAGATCGGTCGGGGAACCAGCACCTACGATGGACTCAGCATCGCCTGGGCCATCGCGGAATATATTCAAGACCGCCAGCACGTGGGAGCCAGAACCTTGTTCGCCACGCATTATCACGAGATGACGCAACTGGAAGGGTTACGGGAAGGGATTAAAAACTATTGCGTCGCGGTCCAGGAACGGGATGGAGACGTGGTCTTCTTGCGCAAGATTATACCGGGCGGCGCAGACCGCAGTTACGGTATTCACGTGGCCAAACTGGCAGGACTCCCTCCCGCGGTCATCGCCAGGGCGCAACAAGTCCTTGCCCAACTGGAACAACCGGATGCCACCATTGAGGGTACGCCCGTATCCTTGGAGAAAGAGACACCACAGGCCTCACTGCCCAAACCCCATCCAATCATCGAGGAAATGAAGCAAATCGACCTCTTCTCCATGACGCCGCTCGATGCACTCAACCGCCTCGCTGACATCCAACGCCGGATCGGCCCTGCAGGCCAAGACGATCTCGACACATAA
- a CDS encoding pitrilysin family protein, which translates to MYRKLVLDNGVRVVTERIPTLKSVTVGVWVNTGSRDEQSPQAGYSHFIEHMLFKGTRKRTSAEISREIDALGGEMNAFTSRETTTYYVKVLDQQLPQALELLSDLFHHSRFVPKDIEKEKQVVLEEIRMVQDDPEDLVQELHMGQVLGRHPLGRSILGREKTVRGLRRQDLLSYIETHYDSSQTVVSIAGNFAQGKLDLLVAKYFGKGRSAKATPVNGRRPPDLRGGVLLKKKKLEQVHLCLGLKGVPAGHQDRYALYALNSVLGGSVSSRLFQEVREKRGLVYSVYSYLSGYSDGGMITVYAATRPKEVDRVVDLVCREIRRLGSKGVVGKELERAKVQMKGSLMLSLESSHSRMSKLAKDELTYGKHTSMNEMLARIDRVSEEQMFDVGRQFFKVDSLAITGLGPLAPGTLQSYR; encoded by the coding sequence TTGTATCGCAAGCTCGTCCTGGACAACGGGGTGCGGGTCGTAACCGAACGGATACCGACGTTAAAGTCGGTGACCGTCGGTGTATGGGTTAACACTGGGTCGCGGGACGAGCAGTCTCCCCAAGCGGGCTATTCCCACTTTATCGAGCACATGCTCTTCAAGGGAACGCGCAAGCGTACCTCCGCCGAGATTTCGCGCGAAATCGACGCACTCGGCGGAGAGATGAATGCCTTCACCTCGCGTGAGACGACGACCTATTACGTGAAGGTGCTGGATCAGCAGCTGCCTCAAGCATTGGAGCTCCTCTCCGATCTGTTTCACCATTCCCGGTTCGTACCCAAAGACATCGAAAAAGAAAAACAGGTCGTCCTGGAAGAAATCCGCATGGTGCAGGATGACCCGGAAGATCTCGTGCAAGAGCTCCACATGGGGCAGGTACTGGGGCGTCACCCACTCGGTCGCTCTATCTTGGGCCGGGAGAAGACGGTCAGAGGGCTGCGACGCCAGGATCTGCTGAGCTATATCGAGACCCACTACGATTCGAGTCAGACCGTGGTGTCGATTGCCGGAAACTTTGCGCAGGGCAAGCTTGATCTCTTGGTCGCGAAGTATTTCGGCAAGGGCCGATCTGCCAAGGCGACTCCTGTCAACGGGCGCCGTCCTCCTGACTTGCGCGGCGGTGTCCTGCTGAAGAAGAAGAAGCTAGAACAAGTCCATCTATGTCTAGGCCTCAAAGGCGTTCCCGCCGGACATCAGGATCGGTATGCCTTATATGCGCTGAACAGTGTGTTAGGGGGCAGTGTGAGTTCGCGATTATTTCAGGAAGTCCGTGAGAAACGAGGTCTTGTCTATTCCGTCTACTCCTACTTGTCCGGCTATTCTGACGGCGGCATGATCACCGTCTATGCGGCGACTAGGCCGAAAGAAGTGGATCGCGTGGTGGATCTTGTCTGCCGTGAAATCAGACGGCTGGGGAGCAAAGGCGTTGTCGGAAAAGAGCTTGAGCGGGCGAAGGTCCAGATGAAGGGCAGCCTCATGTTGAGTCTGGAGAGTTCGCATAGCCGCATGAGTAAATTGGCCAAGGACGAATTGACATACGGAAAGCATACGTCGATGAACGAGATGTTGGCGCGCATTGATCGTGTGAGCGAAGAGCAGATGTTCGACGTGGGCCGTCAATTTTTCAAGGTAGACTCACTCGCCATCACCGGGTTGGGTCCTCTCGCGCCAGGTACGCTTCAGTCGTACAGATGA